The Solanum lycopersicum chromosome 2, SLM_r2.1 DNA window ATTTTCTAGCAGAACGACAAGCAGGAAAGCTCATAAAAATCGAACCGTTCAACTCTACTAAGAAGCGGATGAGTGTGGTACTTGAGCTTCCTGAAGGAGGTTTAAGGGCTCATACCAAAGGCGCTTCAGAAATTATTTTGGCTGCCTGTGACAAAGTAGTCAACTCAGATGGTGACGTTGTTTCCTTGGATGAAACATTAAGAAATAATCTTAATGCCACCATTGAGCAGTTTGCTACTGAAGCTCTTCGTACCTTGTGTCTTGCCTATATTGATCTGGAAAATGGATTCTCTCCTAATGATGCTATTCCACTGTCTGGGTTCACTTGCATAGGTATTGTAGGTATAAAGGATCCCGTTCGTCCTGGAGTCAAGGAGTCTGTTGCACTTTGTCGTTCAGCAGGGGTGACTGTTCGGATGGTCACTGGAGATAACATTAATACTGCAAAAGCCATAGCTAGGGAATGTGGTATACTGACAGATGATGGCATCGCTATTGAAGGACCAGTTTTCCGGGAAATGAGTCAAGAGGAAATGCTTAAAGTGATTCCCAAAATTCAGGTACTGTAGTCATATTTCGTTTGTTGGAGAATGAAGTCATTATTGCAGGAGAATTCTTCTGGAAAAGTTCCACCCTAGTTGTGATTTCTCATTTAAGAAGACACTCTTTCTACTTCTTCAGGTGATGGCTAGGTCTTCTCCACTAGACAAACACACATTGGTAAAGCAATTGCGGACAACATTCAATGAAGTTGTTGCAGTCACTGGTGATGGGACCAACGATGCTCCTGCACTTCATGAAGCAGATATTGGACTTGCAATGGGCATTGCTGGAACTGAGGTGAATACAATAATTTCATTccttttagttcattttaacCACAATCCATTGTCTGGATTCTTTATTAAGTACCAAATTGTCATTGCATGAGAGTTGAGATGGTTAAATGCACAATCAATTTTAGAACTACAAGTACAGTAGGACTGTAAATAGGAAGCAGGAGAATTAATTCACTACTTGCTTTTGCATTTTATTGTCTGGATCATTTTTTTCCAATAGGCAATGCTTCTAATGCTCGCAACAACTGCCccagaatattttttttcctagtGAGTAAATTAAAGGACTATTAAATGAcaaatgaattttatgaaaaataagatGGGGATATGCGTCTgtcttgggggggggggggcaacaAAAAGGAAATGAATTATGTCCCTCTTAGCTGTTCAGTTTCTAAGCCCACTGATTCTATATTGCAAAATTTTCCAGATAATACAAATTAGTTTGAGATGTAATATCATTGACCTTCCCCTGACTTTTCGTTTCAGGTTGCCAAAGAGAGTGCTGATGTTATCATACTGGATGATAACTTCTCTACAATTGTTACTGTAGCTAAATGGGGACGCTCTGTCTACATAAATATTCAGAAATTTGTTCAGTTTCAGCTGACTGTTAATATTGTTGCATTGGTAGTTAACTTCGCTTCAGCTTGTGTGACAGGTCAGGAGCCCTTTTCCTCTTGTTCTACCATTCTTTCAAATGTTTTTCTGTTTAGTCATATTTGCTGAATAGCCAATCAAAATGCATTTCTTTTGCTCACtcctatgtttttttttttttggaactaTGCTTCAGGGAGCGCTCCTCTTACCGCTGTTCAACTTCTGTGGGTCAACATGATCATGGATACCTTAGGAGCACTTGCTTTAGCAACAGAGCCCCCTAATGACGAACTAATGAAAAGAGCACCAGTAGGGAGGAAAGGAAACTTTATCAGCAACGTGATGTGGAGAAATATCTTGGGCCAATCTTTATATCAGTTCTTAGTTATATGGTTCCTACAAGTATATGGGAAAACAATATTTCGTCTTGATGGCCCGGATGCTAACCTTATCCTCAACACAATTATTTTCAACTCGTTCGTCTTCTGCCAGGTAAattacaaacattttaaaagTTTAGTGAAGTCTTGATTTCGAGTACCACATGCATGGTTTACCTGACACATTTGTGGCTCTAAATGCAGCTTTTCAATGAAGTGAACTCCCGAGAGATGGAAAAAATTGAGGTTTGGGAAGGCATACTGGATAACTATGTATTTGTGACAGTTATCGGTGTAACTCTCTTCTTCCAAATCATAATCATCGAATACCTGGGGACATTTGCTAACACTACTCCCCTCTCATTTGCTCAATGGTTCGTTAGTGTATTTTTCGGGTTCTTGGGCATGCCAATTGCTGTACACTTGAAAAAGATGCAGATATGAAGTCCATAGTGTTGTCATATCTTCTGTACAATCACTTGAAGGAGGAGCTGTTAATAGTAACTCACTCTACTTGGTAGCAAAATGACCTCTTGGCTCAACTAGGAGGAAACGAAGTAACAAATCTTGGTCCATTGTAGGCATCACTAACACAGTTGTAAGATACCaattttttccttctatttctctgttttttctttgtattgaaGAAACAAAAGGAGGTAAATCTGTGTCTTAGGATATCATGCTCAAACTTGTAAAGCAATTTCTTGTAGTTCGCTTCAATTTCAGTGCATAGAAACAGTGCTGATCCTTCAAACTATGAAATTTTTTCGCGTTGAGCTTTGCTTCTGTTTCCTTGTTACTTTTTGTTAAATCTGATTATAGCTGCTTAAAAGATTTCTGATTAAAAACTCTTGAGCAAGTTATGCTTTAATCTAAGCATATAATCTTCTTGGAAGATTTCTTAGTAGGTTTATGAAATTTGGGTTCACTATTAGAACCTATGATATACTTGAATATGTCATCTTTATATTTAGTTTGATGAAACTTTCTTAGAGGGTGTCTATGGTTAAGCTTGCCTGAGTATCTTAAAAtcttaaaagaaatttatacCATATTAGGATGATCTAATGAAGTTGTTAGCTTAGTTTTTGAATAATCAACACAATAATGATACTGAaccaagaaattaaaaattacttcAATTCATCTTTGTTGTTTAGCTTGGCACACTACAAGGAGTAATACTTTCACAATTTATATCtgattcaaattttattgattaatgaaaacGTCGTTGTTGTCcatctttattttcattcaaGAATATCACCTCTAACTACGGACAACTATTGTTTCTATAAATCATTACTCCATTAACGAAGAATAACAAcgtagtaaaattaaaatactatattatattagatttgattttagtattctaattaattttttcagagTACACGTTATAACCAAATGTACTCAAGGAGATTGATAAAAGGTGAGAAAGGTCAATGATGATTTCGATTACATATATCCACAAAAGATTCCTTGTTTTGGATTCtattatctattttaatttctttaattaatataaacagtctgttatgtagatttgataaaatcaaaatcaacaaaCCCAGTAATCCATTCAAGTTTTATGGGCTACTGATCTTATCTTTTTATTAGTTCAACTCATTTAAGctattaaaaattatgttgagATATAGTCCGAATTGAATCATAAATAAtcttgtcaattttttttagaaaaaaattatatatagctatgctaaagaaaaataatagttttattATCTGCTAAAAATTTAtgagaaaacaaataaaacatttaaaaacttaATAAGAATCGAGTGAATTAAGTTACTATCTATATTTTAGTTTCGTTGCTCATTTCAGTCCAAGTAATTACTTCAATCCACAGTTTATcccatttaaaaatttagtaactatttttaaaatttgctttttattttcatagttaaaaaagagaaaagaaaaggatgaaagaacaaaaagagaaaatttactcaatttatccccttttttaaaaatccaGTACAACTAAaacacactattttttttttattttctaaatatccaactcaatttatgtttttgaatataaaataattacagttCTCTTTTATCTTTCAGCATGTTTTGACTTCttttctatataaaatattatttctaaaaatttaaaattaattatcttttacaataattttgatatttatcattattaaaaCATTATCACTTTCAGAATTTGTTCTCTAAGAAAGACATGGTCacaaaaaataatgagcttcAAATTTAGATTATAAAAATACGACATTATCTATTTGTCTCACTAGTGTCTACTTCTATTCTTCTTTGTAATTACCAATTCTTTAATCATTTCAATTCCATTTAAGCCCACAATTTAGATCAAAGTGATGTTAatattgattttagttttacataTGTAGATTAATAACAAGATTAATAAAGTTGTTAAGGAATAATCGATATCACTGCATTTAGGAAAATAGACAACTAATTCCTTAGACTATGATCGAAAtccagagacacaccttaactaaatcAATGTCCGTcatgacttattttttttttgtaattttgtgcacctttttaaCTTATATGACATCAAAATATCTCCGACGCGTCTCAATTACATGAAGTCACGGAGTATGCCACGTAAAACAAAAgttgtataaaattacaaaaaaattaataaattcagGAGATAATAagccttaatttaattaaaatatgtctTTGAAATTTAGATCATAATCTAATTTTTCCGTGAAATCAGGGTTGAATTTTATTTGGTGTAAAGAAAATACGTAAGGTCAAACTTTTCAATGTACACCGATAAAATCGCTACTGATGTAGCAATTTATTTGGCCGATGTCAAAGAAAAATCGCTGATGAGGTAGCGacttaagtttatatttttgtatggtGAATGACGTTAAAGCCCAATCGGTACAATTTCAGGtacaatttcaaataaattgaaattaaattgaCGGTACAATTTCAAACAATGAAGAAGTCTAAATGGATAGTGAATATATTTAATGTAGGACtattttgaagaataaaaataaagacaaataatagttattacaaattatttttaaaatattgacattttgacattTTGACTATGTATTTTAAAGTGtagatatttttactaattaaattaggaATTGTGATCACTTTactaatttttctttgaaaGTATTGCTAATGAGCcctcttaaatattaaaatattgacattttcaaaaatttctcaaaaaaaatatagactGCTTTGAGAAATAAGAGGAAAGCAAATCAATTATATTAGCATACattatatttgttaaaatattaatatattaacattttcaacaattattttaaaatacagatatttttaataattatattaataattatgacTGATTTACtaaattttcctatttttatattatataaatgacACAGATGCAAAAGTCCAACATAGGTACgatgaaaaaaaatgtacaaTCAGGATTAGttgcatttaatttttaaaaatattgaaaagtttATATCATTATTGGAGTTTGAAAATTATtctaaattaaaacaaaattttaagtaaCGATTTTACCCATTAGCCACGAATTATAGAAGCCTATTAtatatagggaaaattgtatataatagcaaactaataacctaaattaaatggaatagttagggtttgattaattgtgctccatagcaaacattagctaaaatttgccagcgtctctctcccaaaaatctcgctcgccactctccattctcgctcgcctctctcgctttatacacagaagtgtataattctgtttctgttttgtataaagtgagagaaattgtatatacacatgcaaaaatgtatatcttcgtgttatacacttaattatacaatttacaaacattttacttcaaatattgcagagaaaaaggccaacgaattatacaattgcgaattatacaattgcagtgaaatgcAATTTTGtcaagcgagaaaaacatatatcttcttgctatacacttataattatgcaatatacatacattttaattcgattcaactgtatgcaaaacaaattatacaattgcaacgaaataggccagcgagttatacaatttaggccagcgaattatacaattgtatatgtatagcaaattatacagttttaagTTTGTTATGAatcgcaattatgcaaagtttgctatagcatacaaatatgaattttttgtttgctatatgtgaaagttgccctatatAAAAgctgaaaaatttaaatttattttaaatgtaaaaaaaaattgtcaatttaatttgtattttctttttttttgaaaaaaatgagcatttttaagtaattacaatcatattttcaaatcaaatttgaTTAGGAAATAACTTCAGGTACAATTTCAAATAAtgttaacttaaaataaatatatcaactcaaaattattagttttcagaattttcaattcaacaaaaatatatagattaCAAAACGAATTTCTAATATGAAAATTGAGCGAAATTCAAATTATAACTAAAGAGTCTAATACTAATtctaatgaaaaaattatattcaattaaagTATAATAATGCTTATCTTCAAAATCACGTTTTCTAATTTggatttctttatatatatatatatatatatataaaataatcatctttattttttactattctaGGAGATATTAATTACCGTAAAATTGAAGAATTCACCAAGTTATCGGAACAAGCTTGAAGtgtaatttatgtattttctttgcCAAAATGTATGAACTATAGTCATATATATAGTACATGTActtcatattcaaatatttgaaccgtatatatatatatatatatatatatatatatatatatatatatatatatatatatatatatatatatatatatatatatatatgcctaAACTTCATAGCAAAATGTCTAAAGagtaattattatatgtctCAAGTTTGATCTTGCCAAGTTCAAAAGTGTAATAAAAGTGTGAAAAAATCAGGTTGAACTTCAGACAAAATACTCGATGTTTGACCTTGACATGACtacattttagaaaaaaagaacatatatttattgtgGCAAACTTAAAACATAAACATTTGCAACTTTAATCTCATATATCGAAATATTCCAAAATGAATAtgtaaaaagtatttaaaaatttgaccTTTGCATACAACTTGAGGTCCCAAAATTGAATGTTTGTTGTTATCGAAGAATGAAAAAAAGTTCCACATCGCTGATTAATGAAATGGGTGGACTCGTTATAAGGTTTGGTCAATTCTCCttcctttgagctagcttttgggatGTGAGTCAGGCCTAAGACttaatttcacatggtatcacagacctaatttcacatttGTACGCCCCGCTCTAATTTCACATTTGTACGCCCCGCCTTTAAACATAGTGCTCTAAAATAATACGAAATCGAAAAATTGGGTACAGTagccttttttattttttggattgATCTTAACCAAAACGTAATTCcaaaagaatttctttttaatgcaaaaatatatttgtgaattttgagctatcataatttgaatttatgaaCTTTTCGtgcaattttaatttgataccATTTGAACTCTATGTCAAAATGTTGCAGCTTGAACTCTAAGCAAGTTAAAACTGCATGAAAAATGTTTTAGCAGAAAATCTTAGAATTTAAATTCTAGAGGGTCTTTTGGTTTGATCAACATGAAATTAGTTatcttaatattatatttcattggtaatttaatttatcatatttagaAATAACATGCACctcataattttctaaaaataaagttatttttatttacaacGATACTCCCCGAtcttcatattaattaattagtagaaGAAGGAATTggaatattttttgtattttcgtTATCTTATCTTGAGACaactaattttaatattattattccaCCCTCTAAcaaatataagttattttaatattaattactaattttGTTATAACTAATTCTAGAATTAGAAATCAAATAGGCAGTATTCCTTCTAATCCTTTCTACTTGTCTATTATATTAAACATAGatttcttttttacttattcgatttaaataattaaaagataatttatcaCTCAGTTCATAATTTAAgctattattaaatatataaatgtgcAGTAATACATATGAGACATGAAATTTGAATCACAAAGCAGGTCATTCTTggatattatttcaatataatatgatTCATTTGCATGTCAAAGAGGACAGAGtgtattctttttgaaaattgggaaaatttcatacaattataattatataacttataatttaaaaatataatccaaAACTACATTATAATTCTTAGTACAAAAAACATAATTTGGTATAAAATAATACACAAAACttacatattttttcaaatagacATGTTTAAAAGTTTGATATACAATATTATgcatttaatatataatattatacaaaattaattaaaggtaCAATCTGCAATTTTATACAGTAGTATACAAAGAAGAATTCTGTCGAGCTTAGTAAAATTTGATTGGAGAATATtctgaaaattatattatagtcTGCTCTTGAGATATTGCCACAAtaatttgcaatttttttgaagttatgattaaattttaagacaattcttattatgatatgtaaattaattttttgaaccGTATTATCTCTTAAAATTTTCCTTTGATACATATGTGGAGAACATTCGAAAGCTTCAATTACACACGTCTGTATAGCTGTAATggccaaaaagaaaaaaaatttcaattattaCATATACTCTAGTaagtatttaataaaaatgaagcAAGAtgtagggtgtgtttggtacgaacgaaaatgtttttcatgaaaaatgatttttttagaaaatatattttcggATAATAAGTagatatttgacttattttctcatgtttgctTGGTGAGTAGAAACTATTTCTGAAAGAATATTTTAGTGTTtggtttttgaatgaaaaatgtttttgagaaatatcttttatttttttttactagagtagaaaataatatttgaagttgaattttttttaaaaaatcaaacttaaaaTCTTTTTCCTGGTGGAAGTGGGGGTTCGAGGATAAGGGTGAAAaatgaagttttaaaatttaaaatattttttaaaaataaatttaaattatttttttgggatgGAGGTGGTAGGGAGTGGATGGAGAGTCGAGAGTAGaggtgaaaaaaaaataatttaaagttgaaagtatttttttaaaaataaatttaattttcttttttttggggggggggggggcttgTAGGGTGAGTTTTGGGATGGGGGGTTGGTAGGACAGGTGGGTAGGTGGGTTTGGGTGGGTGGGTGTGGGGGGGAGGGCTGGTAGGGGGATGCATTTGGTACTGGTAAGGTGGGGGGATAGGAAATGTTGGAAGAGAGTTTTAGAAAATATCTTTCTTAAGttttaaagaataattattttttaaaaaattaattaatttaaaaaatattttttaaaatatttaaactaaccaaatataaaaaatttgaaaatattttcctttcataCAAAACACACTCGCGTGAAGAGTCCCACTGGCATAATTAGACAAGTCGTGGTGGAATAAAACATCAGTTCGTAATCTTATGAAAAGAATGTTTTCCATAAATGTAAGGACAAACTCCTAAGCAAGTGGAGACCACAACAAATAAATTAGTGGAAATTTTAAAAGATCTTTGATCACCATCTTCCCATTGCTATATTACGTAAATATTGAGTTCATcatctaaattttaaataattttactgtaatatataatttaccatatgaaaagtcaaagaaaattcaacattataatacatataacgaaatttaacttttttgttaaaaataatttaaatgaaacAACCTTTCCTTAATGATTTCAACGTAATCATTTCTCTAAGATATCATCTTCGTATCAAACTATTATTTctatcatcttcttttttttattcaccTGAGAAGTTAATAAAAAGGATGAACgatctttaaaatttatgtaatatttccttttctattttgagGATAATTGACgaaaataaatttgtttgttACGGTTAACCCACAGAAGTAGTGATGATTATTTTAGAAATAGTcacttttaaattattgaatataaaaagTGTCTGTCTTAAGATCATATACCCCACTTCCTTTTGTGTCAAGAAAACAGGAAGTGTTACTGTGGCTTAAgagaaaaactaaataaaacaaattaaagtagTTAAGACGGACATATCATATCTGAATGAAGACTTGATAAACATATCAGTTCCAACTTCTTTTGAACAAAGTAAAAAACCCACATAGTAGAGTCGCCCCTTGTTTTCTATTATGATAAATgtatacataatgaaatgattGTCTCTTGTGAACTAAATATCTTTTTTGTTCCATtgttaaaataagaaatttaggatttttttattcttaatcaatTAGtgtctatttcatttattatctGTTTTTATGTGAGATTACGTTATTTAATTTGACTATGTGCACATTCATAGAATGAAGGTATTTCATCTTTAACTATCAATAATTTCGAGGGGTTACATCAAATGGATCTAATTTTGATATCACGTCAAATTAGGTTAAGCATGGGCTTAATTCACCAGTATCTGTCGTGGAGCTCAGTAATCATTATTTGTGCTTTAAAGAACTATTTCTAGCATGGAATTGTGCTTGCAATAAgttctttttcatttcaaaccttaaaataaaattctataaaaaaCAAGGAGATCTCAATCATTCTATTACAattcaaatcaataaaaaaaagctTAAATACGATTAGTTTATTAGTTTTATGAAGTtagtattataaaaattaacCGATTACTTTATTGGGTGTGAATCAATGcttataacaaatttaaaaaaaaaattgtaacatAAAAGacaattgtttttgtttttatttgtgcATACATATATTCTCAGAAATTGATTTACAAATAGTTCTTTCAATTGATTACGgtacttatttttttagatcTAGAAGTAGGTAAACGCAAAGTCAAGAGATTAGAATCCCAAATAGCCAAATATAACATATGAAGATTATATATCTAGACACAAAGGGATAATTAATAACCCCTTTACAACAACAAACTAATCCCAAATGGCCAAATATAACATAGGAAGATTATCTAGAAACAAACGGATATTTACAAACCCCTTTACAACAACAATCAAAAAGTTTTGTACCCCatctcttttttgtttcttttcacCTTTAAATCTTCTACAAAACAAGTTAAACCCAAAAAAGTGAAAAGTTGACTTCTAAATTATATTTACCCAAATCTACAAGAcaagatatataatatattgaaaGTTAAAATTCTCTACACATGTAATAGTAGTGGATGAAGGTTGTTTTTCGATCTCAGGTTCAAGTCATGAGTATCTTGTGTTTTCTTTGAGAtcatatacaattttaattagTCAAACTTTAATGTAGATATCAAACTTAGTGGAATAtcgaaaaagtttaaaattctCTGGGATCAACAAAGATAGAAAGACCAGGCCGTGATTTAGTCCAGTCACCCACAGACCCGTCACTATAGTCTTCCCCTAATCGTTTAATACACCACAAGTCCTCGGCGCATGATAGTTTTCTCCAGTGAGGAATTCCTAACTTAAGCGGTTCGCAGCTTGCTACTTCCGTCACCACCACTTCACAACCCGATTCAGCCGCTAAGTTATGGGCCAAATCACAAAGTGCCTTAGTTAATTTAACGGATAATGGGCCTTCCCCACCAAGCCCATACATAAAATGAAGCCCAAAAGGCCTGAAAACTTCGGGTACAGATGGAACCTTAAGCCATGGAAAAGCCCGGTCCATTAAACGGGTCGTTTTAGCTAAACCCTTCGTCATCCTCGATGCGCCTCGAACTTCGAGCTTGAACACGTCCTTACAGTTCCATACACTGAGTACAGCCCATGACTCAGGCGGATTCGTTAAGAACTCGTTGATACCTGGCCAATGACATGTAAATGTACCTTTTGGAACTGCTAGAAAAGTACCTAAATTGAGTTTATTGTTGAGAATTGAATCCATGTCTTTTGGGAAAAACTCTGTGGTGGAGAATTTATGGCGATACAGAGTTTCGGCTTCAGTCGGGGTGAGTTTGAAAATG harbors:
- the LOC101246400 gene encoding probable N-acetyltransferase HLS1 translates to MMAVNEQVRIVIREFNVNKDCRQVEEVERRCEVGPSGKLSLFTDLLGDPVCRVRHSPAYLMLVAEIVVGEESRGIVGMIRGCIKSVTCGKRLWRNNHDFPKLPHQQHLPVFTKLSYILGLRVSPHHRRKGIGLKLVRKMEEWFRENGAEYSYIATENDNQASVKLFTHKCGYAKFRTPSILVQPVFAHRVKISKSVTIFKLTPTEAETLYRHKFSTTEFFPKDMDSILNNKLNLGTFLAVPKGTFTCHWPGINEFLTNPPESWAVLSVWNCKDVFKLEVRGASRMTKGLAKTTRLMDRAFPWLKVPSVPEVFRPFGLHFMYGLGGEGPLSVKLTKALCDLAHNLAAESGCEVVVTEVASCEPLKLGIPHWRKLSCAEDLWCIKRLGEDYSDGSVGDWTKSRPGLSIFVDPREF